GTGCGGCACCCAGTGCAATCGAAACCACGTAAACCCAACGAACGCGAGTGTTTTAGACCACCTGCAAACCAGAAACAACCACCATTGTACATAATTTACACGAACAATTTTGCAACGACAACAAcacaggaacaacaacaacaaaggaCGCCGCGCTGAAAGAGAGAAGTTGACATAACTGCAAAaagtaaattgtatttaacAGTGGTGGCCATATAACTAAAGCTCGGATTGTAATATTGGCAACGAAAAAATCGCAGTGGGAGTGGCCCAATTGCAAAAACGATGTTGTTTTGTTGAGACTATTGCCAAAAAGCCACCAAAAGTTCAACTGAAAAAGGTAATACATGTactgttatttatttgtgttcgtgcgtgtgtgagtgtgggcgTACTACGAATAACAGTTAATTGAGCACTCATCGATTTTTTAGCCCCTTTATTGTGGCTGTTAGGAAAAAAAAGGCAACTTAAATTCATTTCACCTCACGAACCGATCGccagataaaataaaaagaaaaaatagatgaaaaaaagaaaaaactgtCGGAAAAGTTGCCAGCCATCGTCATTAAGTTGATTTGCTACCGCCGCTGATGCTGCGATTTAATTTACCTGGCATTTGGATTGCTTTCGAGAGCTCCAGTTTCCCATTCCACCGCATTCCACCTGGGCTTTTCGTCTCTCGTCCCTCATCTCACGACTTTgattttcgtttcgtttcccATCCAGCGGCCGATTTTCCTGCCCGCCGAAAAATCGCCATATCGCTTTCGTTTTCACATTCGACGGCGCTATAAtggctttttgcttttggtcCGCGACCTAGGGTCGCATTGCCCCGCCTCCCTGCGCCCGCCCGCCCAGCAAAGCACCTGACTAATTAGTGTTGAGTTATTAACTTGATAATTATCGCTGGCCACGAGCGAGGTGCAACACTGGAGTTCTGGAGCGCAGATTAACTTCCGTAGCACTAAAACATTTCTAGAGATCATTTTCAATGGTTTCTTATTGTACAACATGAATTAAAGTATGTCTAGAAAAGAATGTCATAGAAACTATTTCATTTATATACAAGCATATATTACAAGCATTTCAAAGTAATCCACTTTTCCCAACCAAAGTTGAAGTAGCTTGGAAGAAAAGTATGATATCTTAATCTTAAAGTGAAATTACGGAAGTTGCACTGTATCTGTGCCTTGCAGTGACTAAGAAATAACTTGGATATCTTTGAGGTCTTTTCGTTAAACTCGTTTGGAACCCCATATATCGAAATACTGAAAACGAACGAAAAGAAACAAACTCAGTAATTCGAGCTTGTCGCTGACTAAAGCTTCGCTTTgtttatggaaatatatatgtgatCATAATCAAGCTTTTGGAACCGAAGTCACACATAAATCGCTGCGCATTCAAACGTATCGATGCGACTATCGTTTCCCATCAATGGTTCTTGGTAGAAAAACTTcaaaatcatttgcatttcagtAGCGTGTAGAAGACCCTCGCCTTCTAATGACTCGattgatttccattttggGCAACCTTACTCCTCGTTTGTGTAATGCCGGAAGTTGAAACGACTTTTGTCGTAACTTCTTGTGTTGATTATAGATAATAATCGAACACTGCTTCCAGTAGAAAGAAGAACGTCTGCCAAATGGTCGGTGGCCAGCTCAAACAGCTGCCATTAGCCGCAGTCACGCTGTCTGGCAGTCCAGCCCATACATCAATTATGTACTCCTTTGGCCAGGCAATTGCCTCCAACCCCCGTCCAGGAACCACCCATTTCCACCAACTCCCACtaccactcccactcccacttgCATTTCACATGAAATGTGGCATGCCTAACCCAACCAGATGATTCATCATAAACGTGGCATAGGCAGTTTATGCAGATTCCTTACCTTTATGCCAGCCAATTGGTTGTaacacattttcatttatgctCTGCTCTCGCTCCCAAACTTCTCCCTCTCACATTTTTCCATAATTTCCTGGCCGAAGAGTGCGCCTGCGCATTGGAAAATCGCTTTTCCTGAGCGGCAACTCGACCGCCGCGAGGTGTGTTGAATTTTGTTATCTTCAGGGTTGGGCTAGTCGTTCAATTGGGCTGCTATTTTGACCTGCTCCTTGAAACTCCTGGATTCagtatgaatatatatgtttgGCACGTTTATAGCTCTATTTGAAAGTAAGCCCATGAAATAGAGATGGATTTTAAGAGCTTTTTAAAGTCGCTACACTTTCCAGATCTAATGCCGCTTTGTTTGGAAATTGTTACCGTCTTGTTAATTCAATTCCACACACTTTCTTCTGCCGGACACTGAAACTATATCCATTTCGCTGCGCATCGCATGTCCAGCTGTGTCAGCTTCTTTGGAATTCTTTGATCTTTCGGAACTGGCGGTCCGTAGATAATTTTTGTGGTGCGATTATATTGCGTGCCTGCTGACTGACCGCTCGTACATCATTAGCTCATCTGTGGGGGATTGTTAGCTAATGGCCGATACTGCAACTgcattaataatataataatgtaTCTACGTATAcgctgtttgttttgtgtcATTAACCtcggaacggaacggaacgggTTTCCTGCGCTCGCAGCTGGAAAATCGCTTGACTCTAATCTGCATAGAATGCGGATCGTCTTGGAACACTTAACTTCTCCCGCACGAGAGAAACCAGTTAACCAATTGGTCAATGGCCAATAGTGGGCCAAATGCGATTGCTTGTATTTTAGTGGGTTTTTCGGGCGCATGCGTGACCGATCGACAGTTTGGCTATGTGTACTGTTTACTTTTTGGTTTATTGATCGGCGGCCGCACGATTCGATACTCTGTCCCTCTTATCAGCACGCACACCAAGGCGCCACATTCATATGTGCAGCTAACGCGCCGGATCTAGTCATGGGCTCTGTGTCACGGAGCTGGAGCAGTTGGCTGGCTATCAGCACGAGCACGCTGCTCCAGTTTTCTGCCTGTGCTCGGTCGGGCTCTCCGCCTCGCGCTGAATATGGCTCTCTGAATACCCTGTATTTGACTTGAATACCGTATCAGTGGGTGGATTGTTTGCTGAGTGGCttggaaaaggaaaaatgcgcactctaaaaaaaaattctaaatCAATTTGAATAACTATGTAAGCAAAGTAATTAATCTGAATGTGTATATCAAGAAAAGTACTTTTTAACATCAGGAGAGATATAAGATGAATGTATGAGCTAGTGCTTTTAAGCAAGTTCAACTGACTAATATAATgagaaattatattattatataaattctaGTCATTTTCCTCTTACTCCATTATGttgaaaatacataaatggtttttccattttgaaaTTGCAGCTAGATGGgctaataattatttaattttagccGTTGTTTTAAACATCCGTGTATGAACATTTGgtataattgtaattttgaacATCCGTGTATGAATATTTGgtataatttaataacttccttaaaatattgtaattttgaACATCCGTGTATGAATTATTAGTGTAATTAAATAACTTGCTCCaaatattgtaattttgaACATCTGTGTATGAATATTGGGTGTAATTGAATAAGTTCCTCcaaatattgtaatttttgtacAGAATTAAACTAAAATTGGGCCATTGGCGTGGCTAGCCCTTCGTGACTGGAAGAGTTGGCCCACTGTGTGCATTTGGCTCGGGGGTAGAtgcctctgccgctgccgctgcctctgccaCCGCCGCTGCTTTATGCTGCGCagcaagtagcaagtagcaagcagcaagcagcgCCAGCATAGCAGCAGGCGGAGTGAGCGGCGAGCCGAGCCGAGCGCCCAAATGAGTTACAAAGCAGCGCCACACATCGACGGTCGACTGTGCCTGCTCACTTTGCTCACTTTGCTCGGTGGCTGAGTGGCTCGTGGTTCGTGTTGGTTCGTAGTTGGGTCGGAAATCGCCTTatcgtgtgtgtgtatccCACTGCGGAATCGAATTTGGTGgcatatacacatataaacAGTTCTATATTCAAGTGCGtgaaacaatatatataaacataacGCGGTTATGATTTAgcaattgttttgcttttcataTTCACGCGACTAATTACGAAATCGATAAGTGAGCGCCTTGGGAAAACTCACCACACCCACTCAAAGGCCAGAATCTCCAGCAGCTCTCTCCGGGCTTGagtttcccatttcccacatttcacatttcccaCTTCCAGCAGTGCGTATATAGAGTGCATTTCGAAATAGTTATTATGTGGAGCCATTGAGCTGCAAGTGAATATTTTGTTCAACCAAATTGAATCACTGTTCTCGCCGAAGTGCTCagctttgtgttttgtttcgtGCATTACTTAATTATCAATTGTTTGCGCCTTATCGCTGAAACAAAGCCAcagtatatactatataatgGATACAGTCACTCTATGTGCTTCTACAATGGATATTCCTGCTTGGATTGACGGAGATTCATGTTTGCCAAAGGTAAATGCgtttttatttggcaaatttTAGCAGCCAAGGCAGCCACAagtttgcatttgttttggaaaatcgattttctggAGAGAGGTGAGCGCTGCTCTCTTTCCGCCTCTCAGCTGATTGTCAAGGGGGGAAAGGGGACGGTGGGCGTTGGGCGTtaggcggtgggtggtgggtgttAGTGTTCCAGCCCCGTTTCCTTGACACGCTACCTTTAGCCGCAGATACTTTTCTTTGGCGTGCTGTGTGCAATTGATTCCGCACCAAAATGAATCGCCACTGAGTCACTGGCCCACTCACTCTCCGCAAGATGTAGCTTGGAATCCAAGGGGCCATGTCGTGGCCATATCTGCCAGCTGGCGGAAGAGGGTTGTTCCATGCGGCGGACGCGATATGAATATTGGCCACCCTCTGAGCCGGAAAACTTTCAGCCAGGCGAACCCATTTGGCCCTTATTTATTGGTTTTCAGTGCCCATGGAACACCCCCAAAGATTGCAGTCCGATGGCTCACGTTAATTAACCACGTATGCAGTATTTATAGAGTTTCAGTAGCAGTCAGATTGCTTGGCGCACTGGAAAAAACTTTCTGTGCCAGTCTCatattatatgtataagtCAACCGAGCTACCAAAACTAAAATTACCCACTACATACGAATTGTGATTCAGTAATTGGATTGGACTTTAAGTTCTACAGTATTTGTCATATTTGTGAGAGCAGATTGATAAAACAGTACATGAAATGATGAGAATTATTATCTCCTGGTACTATTATCTAAACGTGGAACACAAGAACCTCTTATATACAAGATTCCGAACTAATGAGCAATATGCCTGACATATATTCACTTATTCACATATTCACTTGTCATAATGCCTTAGAATAATGACAAATTGTTTTGGACAAATCCGAATATGGGCGCACCTAGGCTCCATGATACCCACTGTGAGCAAGAATTCAATTGACTGcgaaataaatttcattacTTATGGCTTGCCAAAGACGCATGTAAAGTATTTATAACCCGTACATATGCACTGTGAATAAATGGAGGCCATATATGACAACCCCCAGAGGCGTCGCCCACATGCGAAGTTTGCCGCAGAGATATAATAATAACTCTGAAGCAATACGAGTATATGCAAAGATATCTGAGATATGTGAGTTTCCCCAAGCTTCGCTCTCGTTTCTCCACGAGATGCGACTGCTGCTGTCTTGGGCATATAACGTAAAcagttttaaattacaaaagtGTTTGCACCCAGATTCCATaggatatactcgtatgttgTTTGGTGTCTCCCTTTACCTGTCTATCTATGAGTTAAGTATGGTGGTTAAGATATCAGAAACGAGTCCACGCTGTCAAGTGTTGTTTGGATATCATCACTCTTACTGTCTGCACAGAGTTTTCATTTATTCGAGAAGAATTTCCCCATCGCAGGCACACCTGCTGGCCATTCATTGATCTGTTTCTGTGTTCTCTTGGCCACATTCAAGATCAATTTGTTGGAATGCCGCACGACATGTGTAGAACCACttagtgtttgtttttatgcaACTAATGCAAAGACATTTTCGAATTTGGGTTAAACATGTGTGAATGAAATATTGAATCGCTCcgcaaacatttaaaaaaaaaaataaaaggggaACACAGGCTGACTTGCCCGGGGGAATCAGTAGTCCGGCGTCTTTGGAGTCCGCCAGCTTTTTTGGAGTCACTTGGCATAGATTGGTAATGCCACTCGAACACTCGAAGACCCACGGGCAGACAGTCCAATGGatagatagatggatggatggatagatggatgggGGGCAGGAAACTGGGTCATTTGCCTAGCGTCTGTCTTGTTTAAATACTTGCGTCTGATTTATTGGGGACTTTGTTAAGTTGATTAATCAAATGGACTCGCGAGCCGATTTCGTTTGTTGTTCGCTGCAGTTTTTGGGTATTTTTTctcacattttcatttaagttTCGGTTGCGTTGTCAAATTTATGGGCCTTAAGAGACTTTGCCTGCGTTGATAGCGTGGAATTATGTTGCATAAGCTATGCACAATCTACACCATTGTGTCCGTAGATAACGCTTCATTAGGCTGCTTTCCAAAAATACCTAGAAACCGGAAAGGATCCAAGGAAAACCGCACCTTTTTGTATGAAATCCGCTTAAGTGCGTCGGAGTTTAAGATTCTTTAGGCCCAGAAAACTCAGTGAACCTAAATGACAGTTGAATAACCTAACCTTTTGATTACCATATGAAAAGCCCCTTTTGCATCGTTACTTTTTATGGATTATCtgttaattattgttattgacTTTCCCCAAAGCTTCCGTATCTTgcatttctttctcttttcgCTGATTAGCCAGCAACAAACGGAGCCGAAGACGCCGATTTGATGGCTCTTGTCTCGCCAAAGTCAGATAATTGTGGGGGAAGCAAGGTACTTAAAGGTGCCCGATGGGGCTATGTGGGAATCGGAGttggggtttttgggggcTGCAGAGAGGGCAGTCATTTGGCTGGTATTCCGCGTCACTTTATGGCCGTTGTGCGAACATTTTtcccatttgtttttttgtggtgCCAGTAATGATATACCCAAGACCATGGCATCTCTTTCCTACGaatgtaaattgaaaattacttTGCGGGCTCTTTTTATtaggtttttggttttctcattttttcGCATGTCTTTCAAAGCGATTACAAAACTTCCACCATTATAATTAATAGCCAAAGTCTTTTCGTCTCCCATGACGCATTGAGACGAACAATTGTATgctatttttgcattttgcatagCTGTAATTGATGATACGCTCCAAGAGCTTACAGAATATTATGCACTGGCCATGGTCCACTTCCGCTCCATTTGGAGCCACTGCGGTGCTTGACTGCAATGGGTCGctatatataatattcttATATATAGAATGGAACACGAATTCAATGAGCTTTGCTATGtcaaaaaattgcaaacaattTAACTGTATTTACAATTGAGATCAGCAAAGGTGAATCAGAAAATTAAGCTCAATCAAAAGGTTCAGCCAATGTCGCCTGAACAATGATTACTTCATTTAAAAGTGTCTTATGATTCCGcttatattgtatattgttTCTGTTGCCCAACCTCTGTTGAATATTGTTAATAATGCTTCTCAATTCTTGTGTCATTGCAGGTAAGCTACACATTAAACTGAGCGGAAATGCGTGTGCCTCATATGGCCATGGGGAATCGATTGTCAGGCGGTTCAAGGTTGAGGCATCTGTCCCATCTGCCCACATCCGATGGAAGGGTACTAACGAGTGCCCATATCTCTTACGGAATCGCTTTGAATGGAGCGCTGCGTGCTCGAGTGCTTAAAACCCAGCCCAGTGCCTTCAAGAGCTTCGATTGACAGAAAAACTGTGAGACAGCAAGAACTGTAGGGGCCTTGCGTATTACCTATTTAAAGATATCTGTTTTTTCAGTAAATGCGAGCTTCTATAAGTTTGTATATATCCGcctacaaaacaaaaaaactggCATCCTACTGACCACACTTCAATCAGAAACTCCACTCTCTTGACTTACTTTCCAAGTATTTTATTTCCGCCTCGTCATCATCAGTAAACCAAACACTTGTCTCCACTATTCATCGGTGTGCCCAGGGTACAGCCGAACTCCCGTCCAAATTCCGCGGAATTGCTGAGCGGTCCATTGACATCCCATCTCTCCGGTGTGTGCTGCATCAGTGGCATCGAGTCCAGGATGGCCTCCTGGTTGTCCTTTGCCCAGCAGCGCGTTTGTGCAAAGTATATGAAAAAGAGCTGGGTGTTGGTGAAATTCAACTCCGGCAGCGTTTCTTTCGCCAGCAGTGGACGTAGCTTGtgatcctgctgctccagcCAAGCCAAATAGGCATTGAAGGCCAAGTTGAGACCGCTGCCGTCGGCCATAATCTCTCTTAGCCTGGTGGCATTGCGAAACTCGCCGGGTTCATTGTACAAGTAACTGCTGTACTGAGACCGCTGGCACTCGCTGGCATTTCGGTAACCAGACATGGTCAGCTCATTCCACTGGGACGTCGCCTGTGGATGATGGTTCCAACCCTCGTCATCGAATGCCTGCACCAATGCACTGGCCAATCGCTGGCCCAATAACGCATATTTCAGTGACTTGGGATAGTAGTAATTGTAGTAGGGAGCCTGCAGCAGACCCCAACCAACCAGGATCGTTTGCTGGCGTGGCGATAAAGCAGCTCGCACCTCGAATGCATCCAGACCGTCTGTATCCTGGCCAAAATCGTTGCCCCTGAGGCCTTCGAACTGCTGATGGGAACGATACTTGAGAGCGATCTCCAAACGGCGCCAGTAGTCTTCCGACTTCTGGAACTGCAAATCGGAGAGGTCCAAACTCTGGTAATCAGGCAGGGAGACTCGATATTGAGACAATCTGGCTCTGGCCGCCCTTCGATCGTTCTCGTCCATCCATTCCACGTGGAACTGCTCCTCGAGTGCCTTGATCACATCGCTGAATACGGCGTCAAGATCATGTTTCGCATTATCGCGCTGTACATGGCGCTGGAACATCTCACCCAAAACTTGGGGAAAGAGACGTTGCGTCACCTGGACGCATTGGCGGCCACGTTGTGAAGGTGCTTCCTCCGGCGGCTGATTGAGTTCGTTCAGGGCCACGTATATGATGTAGCCACCAACGGTGATGCGATTATTGGCCTTAACAGTCCTCACCACATGTTTCACGTATTCCGGAGAACGGAGATAGACCTGGGATGGGTACTGACTCTCTAGGATGACCTCAATCAACATTTTGAAGTCCAAGTGATTGCCCATCTCGCTGGTGAGCTCGGTCAGGGTCATTCCCACTTTCTGGCGCCGTAGACGCTCTTGACCAGTTCGCGGACGTGCACCGTACATTTGGGCCTGCATGGCGGGTGGCAACTCCTCCTCTGGCTTCTGAATATCCTGCTCTCCCATTTGTTTGCACAGCTCAAACTCGAAACGGATGATATCTCCGGCGAATCTAGCCGCCTCGCCGGTATCCATGCCAAACCAATCACGAAAGTTCTCCGtcacctgctgctgcacctgctcATAGACCTCATCTCGCACTTGTGCTCCTCGCGTGGCCAAGGCATTGCAGTGTTCCGCTGGAATAATGGTCAGCTTGGGCTCACCAAAGTAGATGCTATTCCCCTTCATGGTCTGCAGATTGAGATCAATTTCCAGACCCAAAAGTATATCCAATCCGTAGTTCCTTCTCAGTTCACCCAGTGTTTGTACCCACTGACGATTGTGCTGCCAGTTGGAGTTGGGAACGTTGCGTAATCCTCCATTATCCTTGAGAATCTTCATGAGGAAACGACGTCTCTCACTGGCATTTGCCTCCACTGCGACGCAGGATTCGTAGAAAGCTCGCACTTTTCGTACATTCGTCATGCTGGGTCCACTATATCCGTTGGGATGATGTTGCGGTGGCAGTGGCTGTGTGAGGAGCTGTTGCAATTGCTCCGAGATTTTGGACTCCATCAGTTGCTGGGCAGTGGACAACTCATCCGGACGAAGCTGGCGCTTGTGATAGCGGCCCCACTGACCGCAGGCGTACTCGAAGAAATCCGTACAGGGATCGACGCTCAGGTTCATATACTTTTGCACATCTGTAGCTATTTTTTGGCGCACCAGTTGCTCCTCACGCGAGTCTGGGAAGTTTCCACTCATCTGCATGCGATTCATATGGTTCTGTCGGCCTTCAGTCACATGGCAAAGTTGGATTTCAAAGAGGATCAGCACATCGAGCAGATAGCCCAACCAAGCGCTTTTGGTAGCTCTCATCTTGGCGTTGAAAAATCGACTGAACTGTTGTGGTGTGGAGGCTTGATAATACGCGAATCGGAAGCTTCTCCTGGCTGGGCTTGAACCTGGGAGAACTGGGTCAAGTTTGCTCTCAGTCCCTGGGGGTTATCGCACCCATTGAGGCACTGGGATCTCTCTGGGATCCGCGAGAGAAGTAAACAAACTCGGCCTCGACAACCGAGAACTTGGCATTGACAGCAAAACAACACCATTCGCTTGGTGACAAGGTTCTCCTGCTATCAAGCTAGCAAATGTTGTAATCCATTGGCCCGAGAAGGTTTACAATTTCTCCCAGACAGGGAAGCATTTCCGATGTGTAGTATAGACTGCCAGCATCAGTAAATCAAAACGATTTATAAATGTAGATTAT
This genomic stretch from Drosophila yakuba strain Tai18E2 chromosome 3R, Prin_Dyak_Tai18E2_2.1, whole genome shotgun sequence harbors:
- the LOC6537807 gene encoding endothelin-converting enzyme homolog, whose product is MRATKSAWLGYLLDVLILFEIQLCHVTEGRQNHMNRMQMSGNFPDSREEQLVRQKIATDVQKYMNLSVDPCTDFFEYACGQWGRYHKRQLRPDELSTAQQLMESKISEQLQQLLTQPLPPQHHPNGYSGPSMTNVRKVRAFYESCVAVEANASERRRFLMKILKDNGGLRNVPNSNWQHNRQWVQTLGELRRNYGLDILLGLEIDLNLQTMKGNSIYFGEPKLTIIPAEHCNALATRGAQVRDEVYEQVQQQVTENFRDWFGMDTGEAARFAGDIIRFEFELCKQMGEQDIQKPEEELPPAMQAQMYGARPRTGQERLRRQKVGMTLTELTSEMGNHLDFKMLIEVILESQYPSQVYLRSPEYVKHVVRTVKANNRITVGGYIIYVALNELNQPPEEAPSQRGRQCVQVTQRLFPQVLGEMFQRHVQRDNAKHDLDAVFSDVIKALEEQFHVEWMDENDRRAARARLSQYRVSLPDYQSLDLSDLQFQKSEDYWRRLEIALKYRSHQQFEGLRGNDFGQDTDGLDAFEVRAALSPRQQTILVGWGLLQAPYYNYYYPKSLKYALLGQRLASALVQAFDDEGWNHHPQATSQWNELTMSGYRNASECQRSQYSSYLYNEPGEFRNATRLREIMADGSGLNLAFNAYLAWLEQQDHKLRPLLAKETLPELNFTNTQLFFIYFAQTRCWAKDNQEAILDSMPLMQHTPERWDVNGPLSNSAEFGREFGCTLGTPMNSGDKCLVY